In Bacteriovorax stolpii, a single genomic region encodes these proteins:
- a CDS encoding outer membrane protein assembly factor BamD — protein sequence MKVVKFLVMALSILVISCATKRPQGATEAEVLYKEAQELVGKSRYIQATEKLNLIRSQYPYSFYATHAELLQADILFSQENYAEAAAAYILFRDFHPKYNELGYVIFRISESFYRQLPETYDRDLSAGVEAIKYYNELMTTYSNTEYVKDAQKRIAQIEDMLEKKEIYIADFYFRTKDFFAAKNRYEDILSTLKNEQERPRIMANVEKANKELVEHPVESK from the coding sequence TTGAAAGTTGTTAAGTTTTTAGTAATGGCGTTGTCTATTTTAGTGATTTCTTGTGCGACTAAAAGGCCACAGGGAGCGACAGAGGCAGAAGTTCTTTACAAAGAAGCGCAGGAGTTGGTTGGAAAGTCTCGTTACATCCAGGCTACGGAAAAACTTAACCTGATCCGCTCTCAGTACCCATACAGTTTCTATGCGACTCACGCAGAACTTCTTCAGGCAGATATTTTATTTTCTCAAGAAAACTACGCTGAAGCAGCTGCGGCCTATATTCTCTTCCGCGATTTCCACCCGAAATACAACGAGCTTGGTTATGTTATCTTCAGGATTTCAGAATCATTCTACCGTCAGCTTCCAGAAACATATGACCGCGATCTTTCTGCGGGAGTTGAAGCGATTAAATACTACAATGAGTTGATGACGACTTATTCAAACACTGAATATGTAAAAGATGCTCAGAAGAGAATCGCTCAAATCGAAGATATGTTAGAGAAAAAAGAGATCTACATTGCAGATTTCTACTTTAGAACAAAAGACTTTTTCGCGGCTAAAAACCGCTACGAAGACATTTTATCCACACTAAAAAACGAACAAGAACGCCCGCGCATTATGGCCAACGTAGAGAAGGCCAACAAAGAACTGGTGGAACATCCGGTAGAATCAAAGTAG
- a CDS encoding AI-2E family transporter produces MILSSRKNIVKIQLIFFAVVILLFCTLVLALPRISIPISLAYILSLALTPIVNYLMRFHLSKTKATLIVFVVLSVLIGLPLFKVIPVLSMQTRDIQYNLPQIEQYVITQYEVVTAFIKAKTGHELADGYVFQTLSQLETWASEFVVKVPNYLATLLEWIFLVPFFTFFLIRDSDSFKKTLLSFTPNTIFERFYYVIHVFNRQLGDYFFAKFVEAVIVGGIITIGLLIMGINNAVILGFAAGITNIVPYVGPILGVIPAIILTMLEYGLTSPTMGAVLILYAVANAVDAFFVFPFLVSKIVNLHPMIVAISVIVGSHYAGITGMVISIPVVAAIKLIITEIYNEIYTERSK; encoded by the coding sequence ATGATTTTGAGTAGTCGAAAAAACATCGTCAAAATCCAGCTGATCTTTTTTGCAGTTGTGATTTTGCTCTTCTGTACTCTGGTATTGGCTCTACCACGAATTTCAATTCCCATTTCACTGGCCTATATTTTATCGCTGGCCCTGACTCCAATCGTAAACTACTTAATGCGCTTCCATTTAAGTAAAACCAAAGCGACATTAATTGTTTTCGTGGTTCTCTCGGTGTTAATTGGTCTGCCACTTTTTAAAGTGATTCCGGTTCTCTCAATGCAAACGAGAGATATTCAATACAATCTTCCGCAAATCGAACAGTACGTTATCACTCAATACGAAGTCGTAACTGCTTTTATCAAGGCGAAAACGGGCCATGAACTGGCCGATGGGTATGTCTTTCAGACTCTTTCTCAGTTAGAAACATGGGCAAGTGAGTTTGTGGTAAAAGTTCCCAACTACCTTGCAACTCTTTTAGAATGGATTTTCTTAGTTCCCTTTTTCACATTCTTTTTAATCCGCGATTCAGATTCGTTTAAAAAGACGCTTCTAAGTTTTACACCAAATACCATCTTTGAGCGTTTTTATTACGTTATCCACGTTTTCAATCGTCAGCTTGGAGACTACTTCTTTGCAAAGTTTGTCGAGGCGGTGATTGTTGGTGGGATCATCACCATTGGTCTTTTGATCATGGGAATTAATAACGCCGTTATCTTGGGGTTTGCTGCTGGAATAACCAACATCGTTCCCTATGTCGGTCCAATACTGGGTGTGATCCCGGCCATTATCTTAACAATGCTTGAGTATGGACTAACATCGCCAACGATGGGAGCGGTACTGATTCTTTATGCCGTCGCCAACGCGGTTGATGCCTTTTTTGTATTCCCATTCCTGGTTTCAAAAATCGTTAACCTGCACCCAATGATCGTCGCCATTAGTGTTATCGTAGGCTCTCACTACGCCGGAATTACAGGGATGGTTATTTCAATACCGGTAGTCGCGGCCATCAAGCTCATTATCACTGAAATCTATAACGAAATTTATACTGAACGCTCCAAGTAA
- a CDS encoding cyclic nucleotide-binding domain-containing protein has translation MSASYEKEVKESGNKGESHSKRIDFGMMKYLWMANPLSKLRRDSIPRFLRNVELLKNFSDNELRILAKFMHSRKFSEGDTVFREGEIGIGFYFIFSGLIELSRTDYGHEVGEEKFLVLDEFCYFGEMALLQDAHPRSATAMAKSPCELIGIFKPDLEHLIENHPVIAAKLIQSISLALADRLFYMTEEASKITRRLRKLERQLAEKNHEPKEQT, from the coding sequence ATGAGCGCCTCTTACGAAAAAGAAGTCAAAGAATCTGGCAACAAAGGCGAAAGCCATTCAAAGAGAATTGACTTCGGGATGATGAAATACTTATGGATGGCCAATCCATTAAGTAAGCTGCGCCGCGATTCAATTCCGCGCTTTTTAAGAAACGTGGAGCTCCTGAAAAACTTTTCCGACAACGAACTCAGAATCTTGGCTAAGTTCATGCACTCTCGCAAGTTTTCAGAGGGAGATACAGTATTTCGCGAAGGTGAAATTGGTATCGGTTTCTATTTCATCTTCTCTGGCTTAATTGAATTATCAAGAACAGATTATGGGCATGAAGTTGGCGAAGAAAAATTCCTGGTCTTGGATGAATTCTGTTACTTCGGAGAGATGGCCTTACTTCAGGATGCTCACCCACGATCAGCAACAGCGATGGCGAAGAGTCCTTGTGAATTGATTGGTATTTTTAAACCAGACCTTGAGCATTTAATTGAAAATCACCCGGTGATTGCTGCGAAGTTGATTCAGTCAATCTCACTGGCACTTGCTGATCGCCTTTTTTATATGACGGAAGAGGCAAGCAAAATCACTAGACGCTTAAGAAAGTTAGAGCGCCAATTAGCTGAGAAAAACCACGAACCAAAAGAGCAAACATGA
- a CDS encoding tetratricopeptide repeat protein, with product MKNTSTIPKTLPITGASRKPLSENKELSFDELYLKKDYKGAAQYLLKNKQQFDSGIFHYNLGTVYSKMGDQATARFHLEKAIQEGYINSSSLNNLNFVKSNLQVDDLSTSSSLPDQFVNITTSIPVAGYVSFTLLLLIIFTLMIRFQKITKKWVMAAVLILAVVPMLFSFIYVKDVNHAIALQDIPLYEGPSKIFSEKGKVRAGSKIILGEFKEGWFYVEFPLSLAGWINKDQLGLF from the coding sequence ATGAAAAATACTAGCACAATCCCTAAGACATTGCCTATAACTGGCGCCTCTAGAAAACCGCTTTCTGAGAATAAAGAACTCTCTTTTGATGAGCTGTATTTAAAGAAAGATTATAAGGGCGCAGCACAGTATCTACTTAAGAATAAGCAACAATTTGACTCGGGTATTTTCCACTACAACCTTGGAACGGTTTATTCGAAAATGGGAGACCAGGCCACTGCGAGATTTCATTTAGAAAAGGCGATTCAAGAGGGTTATATCAATAGCTCCTCTCTCAATAACTTAAATTTTGTGAAGTCGAACCTACAGGTTGATGACTTGAGCACATCAAGTAGCCTTCCGGATCAATTTGTTAATATAACAACATCCATTCCGGTTGCGGGTTATGTGAGTTTTACTCTGCTTTTACTCATTATCTTTACATTGATGATCAGGTTTCAAAAGATTACTAAAAAATGGGTGATGGCCGCAGTTCTTATTCTTGCAGTTGTCCCTATGCTTTTTTCTTTTATTTATGTCAAAGACGTCAACCATGCGATTGCTCTGCAAGACATCCCGCTTTATGAAGGCCCTTCAAAGATCTTCAGTGAAAAAGGAAAAGTGCGCGCAGGTTCTAAAATAATTCTGGGTGAATTTAAAGAGGGCTGGTTCTACGTAGAATTCCCACTTTCTCTTGCAGGATGGATTAACAAAGATCAATTGGGCCTATTTTAA
- a CDS encoding aminotransferase class III-fold pyridoxal phosphate-dependent enzyme, protein MTIGVQSNDINEHFNKLFSSILLEQQKFDHIKPADESKKEVLNEKLKEYESLKGRGFFYPFMATGRGHGPFVELLDGSVKFDLINAIGVNLLGHSHPIYIKANLEAATSDTMMCGNLLSYQEPYELSKVLLNAVKKSRLKHFWFSCSGSFSNDTALKILWQKKAPNYRLIAFQKSFAGRSIAMQDVTYNQAYREGMPKSIQVDHVPHYNYKNSENAIQETIAALDKLIETNGNTYCALTIELIQGEAGFIYGTKEYYKAIFEWAKKHGIYIWVDEVQSFTRTTEMFAYQMFDLDEYVDVVTIGKVLQAAGTFYTEELNPKAGLIAGTFNGSIASLNAGKATVRYLKEGNFYGEKGRIKELETKFKAKFKALSEGSCKGKIPYYGGIGTMLSFEVGDGSVDVTNKFMKKLFENGIISFSAGKEPTRVRFLLPLPLLDSHIDEIFSIVEKTVLETIN, encoded by the coding sequence ATGACCATTGGAGTTCAATCTAACGATATTAACGAGCATTTTAATAAGCTTTTCTCTTCTATTCTCTTGGAACAGCAGAAGTTTGATCACATCAAACCTGCTGATGAAAGCAAAAAAGAAGTGCTAAATGAAAAACTAAAAGAATATGAGAGCCTAAAAGGACGTGGATTCTTTTATCCGTTCATGGCAACGGGAAGAGGACATGGTCCTTTCGTAGAACTTCTTGATGGTTCAGTTAAGTTCGATTTGATCAACGCTATCGGTGTAAACCTGCTTGGTCACTCTCATCCAATTTATATTAAAGCTAACCTTGAAGCTGCTACTAGCGACACCATGATGTGTGGAAACCTGCTGTCTTACCAAGAGCCGTATGAGCTTTCAAAAGTTCTTCTAAATGCCGTTAAGAAGTCACGCCTTAAGCACTTCTGGTTTTCATGTTCAGGATCGTTTTCAAACGACACTGCCTTAAAAATCCTGTGGCAGAAAAAAGCGCCGAACTATCGCTTGATTGCTTTCCAAAAATCATTTGCTGGAAGATCAATCGCTATGCAAGACGTGACTTACAACCAGGCCTACCGTGAAGGAATGCCAAAATCGATCCAGGTTGACCACGTTCCACACTACAATTACAAAAATTCTGAAAATGCGATCCAGGAAACAATCGCCGCTCTTGATAAACTGATTGAAACAAACGGCAACACTTACTGCGCGCTTACAATCGAGTTAATCCAGGGTGAAGCTGGATTTATTTACGGAACAAAGGAATACTACAAAGCGATCTTTGAATGGGCGAAAAAACACGGAATTTACATTTGGGTAGACGAAGTTCAGTCTTTCACGAGAACAACTGAAATGTTTGCTTATCAGATGTTTGACCTTGATGAGTATGTTGATGTGGTTACAATTGGTAAAGTTCTTCAAGCTGCCGGAACATTCTATACTGAAGAGTTAAACCCAAAAGCGGGACTTATCGCCGGAACATTCAACGGCTCAATTGCTTCGCTTAACGCTGGTAAAGCGACTGTTCGTTACCTGAAAGAAGGAAACTTCTACGGTGAAAAAGGACGCATTAAAGAACTTGAAACAAAATTCAAAGCAAAATTCAAGGCCCTTTCTGAAGGGTCATGTAAAGGGAAAATCCCTTATTACGGTGGTATCGGAACTATGCTTTCATTTGAAGTGGGCGATGGTTCAGTTGATGTCACAAATAAATTTATGAAAAAACTTTTTGAAAACGGAATTATTTCATTCTCTGCCGGGAAAGAGCCGACTCGTGTTCGTTTCCTTCTGCCGCTTCCATTACTGGATTCGCACATTGATGAAATCTTTTCAATTGTTGAGAAGACTGTTCTCGAGACTATTAATTAG
- a CDS encoding arginine N-succinyltransferase, with translation MYILRSASLNDLDDLYDLSQLMLFINLPPDKEIIKTKIESSIKAFTKPSRKLWENHYLFVLEDTKAQRIVGTSMIHAQHGTEDEPHYFFTVGQENKFSMSLNTGFIHGTLKLGLDTNGPTEIGGLILDPEFRKSDKKLGKQLSFVRFLYMGMFPDRFKDTIHSELMPPFDNEGHAPLWEAIGRRFLNLEYHEADVLSRSNKEFILNLFPSDTIYMTLLPIEARNAIGKVGDSTAPVKRMLESIGFKYMNEVDPFDGGPHYRAKLKDITPVKDLFEVEILIRDKIIKSDVESIMASLPTEDGTFKAAYISGNLNKGSPAKFIIDPEEAKELGLKEDFKTFATYL, from the coding sequence ATGTATATTCTTAGATCCGCAAGCCTAAATGACCTTGATGATCTTTACGATTTAAGCCAGCTGATGCTTTTTATCAATCTTCCACCTGATAAAGAGATCATCAAAACAAAAATCGAAAGCTCAATTAAAGCATTCACTAAACCTTCCAGAAAGCTGTGGGAAAACCACTATCTTTTCGTACTAGAAGACACTAAGGCCCAAAGAATTGTCGGGACATCAATGATCCATGCCCAACATGGAACTGAAGATGAACCTCATTACTTTTTTACAGTGGGACAGGAAAACAAGTTCTCAATGTCTTTAAACACTGGATTCATCCACGGAACTTTAAAGCTTGGATTGGACACTAACGGCCCGACTGAAATCGGAGGTCTTATTCTCGATCCAGAATTTAGAAAGAGCGATAAGAAACTTGGAAAACAATTATCCTTCGTTCGCTTTCTTTACATGGGAATGTTCCCGGATCGCTTCAAAGACACAATCCACTCAGAACTAATGCCTCCATTTGATAATGAAGGCCACGCTCCTCTTTGGGAAGCGATTGGAAGACGCTTTTTAAATCTTGAGTACCATGAAGCTGACGTGCTTTCGAGAAGCAACAAAGAATTTATTCTGAACCTTTTCCCGTCAGATACGATTTACATGACACTTCTTCCGATCGAGGCCAGAAACGCTATTGGAAAAGTCGGAGACTCAACGGCGCCGGTAAAAAGAATGCTTGAGAGCATTGGCTTTAAATATATGAATGAAGTGGACCCTTTCGACGGTGGTCCTCACTACCGTGCCAAGCTTAAAGATATCACACCGGTCAAAGATCTTTTTGAAGTGGAGATCCTTATCCGCGACAAAATTATTAAAAGCGATGTAGAGAGCATCATGGCCAGTCTTCCAACCGAAGACGGAACATTTAAAGCTGCTTACATCTCTGGAAACCTGAA